Proteins from a single region of Runella sp. SP2:
- a CDS encoding DUF3050 domain-containing protein gives MNPSIEQINLRIQPLRQQIINHPIYAAIDSIDDLKIFMQYHVYAVWDFMSLLKSLQQSLTCTTFPWYPKGSADTRFLINEIVVGEESDVDMEGNRKSHFELYLDAMHQAKADTQPVLDFIQHFLTSGQLSNAFQLAGTPAAAANFVTHTFDVINSKKDHLQAAVFTFGREDLIPNMFVSMVNDLNQTAPDNISIFKYYLERHIEVDGDHHSHLAIQMTENLCGTNAAFWQEAEEAVVASLEQRLALWEGAYHDILAKKSELAINV, from the coding sequence ATGAATCCTTCCATTGAACAAATCAACTTACGAATTCAGCCACTACGCCAACAAATTATTAACCACCCGATTTATGCTGCTATCGACAGCATCGACGACCTAAAAATCTTCATGCAGTATCATGTCTATGCCGTTTGGGATTTTATGTCGCTCCTAAAATCGTTACAACAATCACTGACTTGCACAACTTTCCCTTGGTATCCGAAAGGATCAGCGGATACTCGTTTTCTTATCAATGAAATTGTGGTAGGAGAAGAATCTGATGTTGACATGGAAGGCAATCGGAAAAGTCACTTTGAACTCTATTTGGATGCCATGCACCAAGCCAAAGCAGACACCCAACCCGTTTTAGATTTTATCCAACACTTTTTGACTTCGGGGCAACTTTCAAATGCGTTTCAGCTTGCAGGTACACCCGCCGCTGCCGCAAACTTTGTGACGCATACTTTTGATGTTATTAACAGCAAAAAAGACCACCTTCAAGCAGCGGTCTTTACGTTTGGGCGAGAAGATTTGATACCAAATATGTTTGTTTCGATGGTCAATGATTTAAACCAAACAGCTCCCGACAACATCTCAATTTTTAAATATTACCTCGAACGTCACATTGAAGTAGATGGCGACCATCATAGTCATTTAGCGATTCAAATGACTGAAAATTTGTGTGGCACAAATGCCGCTTTTTGGCAAGAAGCCGAAGAAGCCGTGGTAGCCTCTTTAGAACAAAGACTCGCGCTTTGGGAAGGAGCCTACCACGACATTTTGGCTAAAAAAAGCGAGTTAGCAATCAATGTTTAG
- a CDS encoding lactate 2-monooxygenase — MNGFERQKKIYLDGASGLVSAIPVDNALLEKKALGAMSPKAAAYIGGGAGHGSTMAQNRAAFERWRVLPRMLRDVSVRDTSINLFGRKLPYPLLLSPIGVLEMVHPEADLGVAKAAAELGIPYIFSNQASVPMEKCAEAMGSQPRWFQLYWSKSDELVASFVERAEKSGCEAIVVTLDTTLLGWRTQDLELAYLPFIHGLGIAQYTSDPVFRKLLDEPDAAPAPKPTITFDAIRTLFSAISHYPGSFWQNATSGYPRKAVKKFIDIYTRPSLTWENLGYLRKCTKLPILLKGILHPDDALKALDYGLNGIVVSNHGGRQVDGAVATMDVLPQIAEALHGRMPILIDSGVRGGADIFKALALGATAVCIGRPYVYGLTLGGSAGVKEVLSNYLADFDLTMALAGCRSIKEIGRESVLKV; from the coding sequence ATGAATGGATTTGAGCGTCAAAAAAAGATATACCTCGACGGTGCATCGGGTTTGGTTTCTGCGATTCCTGTTGATAATGCCCTTTTAGAAAAAAAAGCACTTGGTGCTATGTCGCCCAAAGCGGCTGCGTATATTGGGGGTGGAGCTGGCCACGGTAGTACCATGGCTCAAAACCGTGCGGCTTTTGAACGATGGCGGGTGTTGCCCCGAATGCTTCGCGATGTGTCGGTGCGAGATACCAGTATTAATTTGTTTGGCCGAAAACTACCTTACCCACTTTTATTGTCGCCGATTGGCGTATTGGAAATGGTTCATCCTGAGGCCGATTTGGGAGTAGCTAAGGCGGCAGCAGAGCTAGGAATTCCCTATATCTTTTCCAATCAAGCATCAGTACCAATGGAAAAATGCGCGGAGGCGATGGGTTCGCAACCGCGCTGGTTTCAGTTGTATTGGAGTAAGTCGGATGAGCTCGTGGCGAGTTTTGTAGAGCGGGCCGAAAAATCAGGCTGCGAAGCAATCGTTGTTACCCTCGACACGACCCTTTTGGGCTGGAGAACCCAAGATTTAGAATTGGCTTATTTGCCATTTATTCACGGTCTCGGCATTGCGCAATATACTTCTGACCCCGTGTTTAGAAAGTTGTTAGACGAGCCAGATGCCGCACCTGCGCCAAAACCAACCATCACTTTTGATGCCATTCGTACCCTTTTTAGCGCGATTAGCCATTATCCAGGTAGTTTTTGGCAAAACGCTACCTCGGGTTATCCCCGCAAAGCCGTCAAAAAATTTATAGATATTTATACACGGCCATCGTTGACGTGGGAGAATTTAGGGTATTTACGAAAATGCACAAAACTGCCCATTCTGTTGAAAGGAATTCTTCATCCCGATGATGCGCTGAAAGCCCTAGATTATGGCCTAAATGGGATTGTGGTATCCAACCACGGTGGTCGGCAAGTCGATGGTGCCGTTGCGACGATGGACGTGCTGCCGCAGATTGCCGAGGCACTGCATGGCCGTATGCCTATTCTTATCGACAGCGGTGTTCGTGGTGGCGCTGATATATTCAAAGCGTTGGCCTTGGGCGCAACGGCTGTGTGCATAGGACGCCCGTACGTATATGGGCTTACATTGGGCGGAAGTGCAGGGGTAAAGGAAGTTTTATCGAATTATTTAGCAGACTTTGATCTTACCATGGCTTTGGCGGGCTGCCGTTCAATAAAAGAAATTGGGCGAGAGTCAGTTCTAAAGGTATAA
- the tsaE gene encoding tRNA (adenosine(37)-N6)-threonylcarbamoyltransferase complex ATPase subunit type 1 TsaE — MILLSIERFGLEDIEQVAAKVLQACGNETIWLLNGAMGAGKTTFVKALGKVMGVMNNVQSPTFSIVNEYITADGETIYHFDCYRLKNTAEAYDIGVEEYLDSGYICLIEWPDRIEELLPESYVEIHISSLPDGLRKLEVLKKA, encoded by the coding sequence ATGATATTGTTGAGCATCGAACGTTTTGGGTTAGAAGACATCGAACAGGTGGCTGCCAAAGTCCTGCAAGCTTGTGGAAACGAAACCATTTGGCTGTTGAATGGAGCCATGGGAGCGGGAAAAACAACGTTTGTGAAGGCGCTAGGGAAGGTCATGGGGGTGATGAATAACGTTCAAAGTCCGACGTTTTCGATTGTGAATGAATATATCACCGCCGACGGGGAAACGATTTATCATTTTGATTGTTATAGACTAAAAAATACGGCTGAGGCGTACGATATTGGGGTTGAAGAATACCTCGATTCTGGCTATATTTGTTTGATTGAATGGCCCGACCGAATCGAAGAACTTTTACCAGAAAGTTATGTAGAAATCCATATTTCGAGCCTGCCAGATGGGCTTCGGAAACTGGAGGTTCTCAAAAAAGCATAA
- a CDS encoding oxidoreductase: protein MNSPLAPVLNVGLIGFGLSGRYFHAPFLATNPHFKLSKVVTRNTTSVHDFDPTIAVVGSAEALLADSEIDLVFICTPNDLHFPYAKAALEAGKHVVIEKPFTNTTAEADILIALAAEKGLTITAYQNRRWDSDFLTIQALLRENKLGDIVEYEAHFDRFRPEVAKGTWKEVASAGAGNLYNLGPHLIDQALVLFGTPKSVTATIKTIRPDGETDDYFDIQMNYADKRVILKASLMVFQNDLRYIIHGNKGSFFKSGLDVQEETLRKNALPNTEDWGSEPEKLWGTLYTEAGAEIIPSQAGHYAPFYENVYQAIVNKVPLEVTPQQARNNTRVMELALESSQSGKTIAFE, encoded by the coding sequence ATGAACTCACCACTTGCCCCTGTTTTAAACGTCGGATTAATTGGATTTGGCCTTTCAGGACGGTACTTCCACGCCCCTTTTTTAGCCACAAATCCGCATTTTAAACTTTCAAAAGTTGTTACACGCAACACCACTTCGGTCCACGATTTTGACCCAACTATTGCCGTTGTAGGCAGCGCAGAAGCGCTTTTGGCCGATTCAGAAATCGACTTGGTATTTATTTGTACCCCCAACGACCTCCACTTCCCGTACGCAAAAGCGGCTTTGGAAGCTGGCAAACACGTTGTTATCGAAAAACCTTTTACCAATACCACTGCCGAAGCTGATATTTTAATTGCTTTGGCGGCAGAGAAAGGACTCACGATTACGGCATATCAAAACCGCCGTTGGGATTCCGACTTTCTGACAATACAGGCGCTATTACGGGAAAATAAATTGGGCGATATTGTAGAATACGAAGCTCATTTTGACCGTTTTCGCCCCGAAGTGGCCAAAGGTACGTGGAAAGAAGTGGCGTCGGCGGGCGCGGGTAATCTCTATAATTTGGGACCACATTTGATTGACCAAGCACTCGTACTTTTCGGAACACCTAAAAGCGTAACGGCCACCATCAAAACCATTCGCCCCGACGGAGAAACGGACGATTATTTTGACATTCAAATGAACTATGCAGACAAACGCGTCATTTTGAAAGCTAGTTTGATGGTGTTCCAAAACGACCTTCGCTACATTATTCATGGCAATAAAGGCAGCTTTTTTAAGTCAGGGTTGGATGTTCAGGAAGAAACGCTTCGCAAAAATGCGCTACCTAATACTGAAGATTGGGGAAGCGAACCAGAAAAGCTTTGGGGAACACTTTATACCGAGGCAGGTGCTGAAATAATCCCGAGCCAAGCGGGGCATTATGCTCCTTTTTACGAAAATGTATATCAAGCGATTGTCAATAAAGTGCCATTAGAGGTAACACCTCAACAAGCTCGAAATAACACCCGAGTGATGGAATTAGCCCTCGAAAGTAGCCAGTCGGGAAAAACAATCGCTTTTGAGTAG
- a CDS encoding DUF962 domain-containing protein — MRTIDSWLNEYGESHQNPTNKLVHWICVPAIFFSIVGLLYGVKLPFAITETLQLNLAILILAFVSIYYFRLSVTLAVGLLFFSGFCLYLAQQIENQGFTLWKVSVTIFVIAWIGQFWGHKVEGKKPSFFKDLQFLMIGPAWLMHFIYKKIGIPY; from the coding sequence ATGAGAACAATTGATTCTTGGCTAAATGAGTACGGAGAAAGCCACCAAAACCCTACCAACAAGCTTGTACATTGGATATGTGTGCCTGCCATCTTTTTTAGTATCGTGGGTTTATTGTACGGAGTAAAGCTACCTTTTGCCATTACCGAAACGCTCCAGTTAAACCTTGCGATTTTGATTCTAGCTTTTGTAAGTATTTATTACTTCCGTCTTTCGGTGACTCTGGCAGTTGGTCTTTTGTTCTTTTCAGGGTTTTGCCTGTATTTGGCACAACAGATAGAAAACCAAGGCTTTACGCTTTGGAAAGTATCAGTTACTATTTTTGTAATAGCGTGGATAGGGCAATTTTGGGGACATAAAGTTGAAGGTAAAAAGCCTTCGTTTTTTAAAGATTTACAATTTTTAATGATTGGGCCCGCGTGGCTTATGCACTTCATCTATAAAAAAATAGGCATTCCGTACTGA
- a CDS encoding alanine dehydrogenase, translating to MMGFGELAQQTALYPQEALAPLKTSQQSLLIGLPKEISLQENRIALTPEAVAILVRNGHRVVVEKGAGEGAQFPDNEYSEAGAQIVFSPQEVFTSDLILKIEPLVEQEFGILKNGQTIISALNLPTRDRSYFEHLNQKNITALGYEYIEDPAGGQPVIRSLSEIAGSTVMLIAAEYLSSANKGRGIILGGITGVPPTKVVIIGAGTVAEYTARTALGLGAEIKIFDQHIYRLQRLKYAIGQHIYTSIIESDTLSEAVQRADVVIGALRPEDGQNIYVVTEEMVSKMKPNSVIIDVSIDQGGCIETSRITTHKDPIYRQYDVIHYCVPNIASRVAHTASVTLSNVFLPMLLKMGSLGGVEEMMYARRWFSKGVYTHRGTLTNPFIAKKFSMRHKDLSLLLAARL from the coding sequence ATGATGGGTTTTGGCGAATTGGCGCAACAAACAGCTTTGTATCCGCAAGAAGCGCTTGCCCCGCTCAAAACAAGCCAACAAAGCTTGTTGATTGGGCTTCCAAAAGAAATATCCCTGCAAGAAAATCGCATTGCATTGACGCCCGAAGCCGTGGCGATTTTGGTACGAAATGGTCACCGAGTCGTTGTGGAAAAGGGAGCGGGAGAAGGCGCACAGTTTCCCGATAATGAGTACAGCGAAGCAGGAGCGCAGATTGTGTTTTCGCCCCAAGAGGTTTTTACGAGTGATTTAATCCTTAAAATTGAACCCCTCGTAGAGCAAGAGTTTGGAATCCTGAAAAATGGCCAAACCATTATTTCGGCGCTCAATCTTCCCACCCGCGACCGTTCGTACTTCGAGCACCTCAATCAGAAAAATATTACGGCACTTGGCTATGAATACATCGAAGACCCCGCTGGTGGTCAGCCTGTGATACGTTCTTTGAGCGAAATTGCAGGAAGTACCGTCATGCTTATTGCTGCCGAGTATTTGAGTAGTGCCAACAAGGGGAGAGGGATAATTTTGGGCGGAATTACGGGAGTTCCACCCACCAAAGTAGTCATCATCGGTGCGGGAACCGTGGCAGAATACACTGCGCGTACAGCGTTGGGACTTGGGGCAGAAATCAAAATTTTTGACCAACACATTTACCGCCTTCAACGGCTGAAATATGCCATTGGACAGCACATTTATACCTCAATTATTGAGTCAGATACACTTTCGGAAGCCGTGCAGCGGGCCGATGTCGTTATTGGTGCCCTGCGCCCCGAAGATGGCCAAAATATTTACGTTGTTACCGAAGAAATGGTTTCAAAAATGAAACCCAACTCGGTGATTATCGACGTGTCCATCGACCAAGGAGGCTGCATCGAAACCTCGCGAATTACGACCCACAAAGACCCGATTTACCGACAATACGACGTCATTCATTATTGTGTGCCCAACATTGCATCGCGGGTGGCTCACACGGCAAGTGTTACGCTGAGCAACGTCTTTTTGCCTATGTTGTTGAAAATGGGTTCGTTAGGAGGCGTCGAGGAAATGATGTACGCGCGCCGT